The window ACATAACCCTGGGAAAGGTAAAAGAAGATTGTTATTCACGGGAGCAGCGAGAAAAGTTCGTCATGAATGCTAAGAATACAACGAATGACAATGATGTTGTGGGGTATAAATGGCTTTTCATAGATGTTGATCCTCAACGGCCGGCCGGTGTATCTAGTTCGGACGAGCAGTTACAGGTGGCAAAGGAACGTGGCAATAAGATTTATGTGTTCATGAGGAATCTTGGATTCAATGATCCGGTAACGGCATTGAGCGGTAACGGTATTCACCTGCTTTATCGGATACAGATTGCCAATAACGAGGAAAACAAGGCTTTGGTTAAAAAGTGCTTAGCGGCGCTGGATATGTTTTTCAGTGATGATGAACTGAAAATTGATACCACAAACTTTAATCCTTCCCGTATTTGTAAATTGTATGGGACCATGGCCCGTAAGGGTAGTAACACGGAGCAGAATCCCCACAGGCTAAGCCATCTGCTTTCAGAGGGGAGCAGGGAGCCAACAGATAGGATATACCTGGAAAAGCTAGCTTCAATGATTCCAGAGAAGCAGGAAAAGCCTCAGAAGTATAACAATTACAATCCCAGGGAGTTTGATTTAGAGGAGTGGCTACAACGGTATAATATCCGATACAGAAAAGCCAGCTATAGTGACGGGACTAAATTCATTCTGGACGAATGTCCTTTTGACAGCAACCATAAAGGGAAAGATGCTTGCATTTTTCAGACTCGGTCCGGAGCCATTGGATTTCATTGCTTTCACAATTCGTGTTCGGATAAGACATGGCAGGACGTGAGAAAACTATTTGAGCCAGATGCTTATGAGAAGCGGCAGCAGGAGTATGAACGGAAGATCTATTCAAGGCTGCCAGTTCAGCAAAGGCCAGTTCAGAGTATAGTTCCGGTTCTAGGGAATCCGGTTTTCTTCACAGCGAGGAATATTCTGGATTTGCAGGTACCAGAGGAACGGTTTGTTAAAAGCGGAATTGCTGACATTGACAAGAAGCTTAGGGGATTGAAGAAAAGCTATGTTACAGTTATGTCTGGTTTGAGAGCCTCCGGCAAATCTAGTGTCATATCTGAAATGGCATTGGATGCTGTAGAATCTGGAAATAATGTCGGTATCTTTTCTGGGGAGCTGGCTCCTAAGAATTTCATGAGGTGGATGGACCTGCAGGCAGCCGGAAAAGGGTATACGGAGCCTACGCAGTTTGAAGGATATTACAACGTCTCCAGGAAATATAAAGAGCAAATTGCAGAATGGCTAGGGCAGCATTTCTACCTGTACAACAACGATTACGGCAATGATTACCGGGCGGTGGCAGAACAATTTGAGAAGGCCATTGAGGAAAAGAAACTGGACTTACTGATTTTAGATAATCTAATGGCATTCAATATCCTTTGCTTATCAGATAACAAATTTGAAGCACAGACGGCCTTCATTCTGGATATGCAGCGGATTGCTAAAAAACATAATGTTCATGTGCTATTCGTGGCACACCCAAGAAAAGCAATGGGATTCCTGCGATTAGATGATATTTCCGGAACTGCGGATCTGGGGAATGCCGTTGACAATGCTTTAATAGTCCACCGGGTAAACAATGATTTTAAGAGACTTGGCAAGCAGATGTTCGGGTGGAAAGATGATAACCCATTATTCAACGCAACCAACGTAATAGAAATCGCAAAGGATCGTGATGGTGGTACACAGGATCATTTTGTACCACTGCATTATGAGCAGGAGACCAAGCGACTGAAGAATTATCCGGCCGAAAATAAAATCTATGGCTGGAATAAATCAGATGATGGGTTCCTGAATGTGGAGCAGGGCGAGATTCCCTTCGATTGAGAGGAGAAAGGGTGATTTGAATACTTACGTAATTACTTTGTCAGGATATGATATGCCGGCAACTGCTTACGGTGAAACACCGGGAAAAGCTAAGTATAATTTTTTCTTAGAAATGGGAGATTTTTTTGACAGTTTTGCAGAGTTTTTACGATTTGTAAAAAGTATAAGACTGGTCCATAAATTCAGACCATGTGATTTGTTTGGTGACGTTGAACAATTTGAGCAAATGAAAGAATACCGTAATATCACGTTTGCGTTCATGGGAATGAAGGTGATTTTGAAATCCAAAAGCAGAGGAAATATTAAAGGAACCATTGTTGGTTCAAATGACAGTATGAACCTGGATATATGTTTTGATGGAACCTGTCACAAAGAGAATTGTCACCCACATTATGAATTGATTTATTTAGATAATAGTGGAAACATTATAGCCGAATTTTAATCGAGAATTAAAAATCAGGATAGAGAGGAGTAAAGGTATGACAGAATATTTAGCGGAAAGAACCCTTGCAAATATGAGATTTGGCTTGTCCATAACAAAGCCGGGAATAAATGCTGTGAAAGAGAAGATGGCCCTTGAAATGGCTATAAGTGCTTTGCAAAAACAGATTCAGGCTCAGCCAGTAAATGATGGTGCATTCGGGAAATGCCCGGATTGCGGGAAGAAGATTCAAAATTGTTAAATTAATATTTTAAGGAGGAACGCATATGGAAGCTGATGAAAAGGTTGTTATAACAAAAGAACAATTAAGAGTATTGAGAGACGGCCTGTGTGTGTGGAATACAATTGTACTAAACAGTTTAACCGAGAGAGGGCGAACAAAATTGTACGATGCGCAGGACCTAGTGGAAAGGCTGTGGAACAACAAATAGTAGGGAGGAGTGTAAAATGCTTTTCTATGAATATTTTAAAAGTTGGTTCGAAGCATACAAAGCCGGAACGGTGGCAGAAGTGACATTGTCAAAGTACCGGATGACATATATGCGGCTGAAAGAACTGGCGCCTACACTGGATTTAAAAGTAATAGGGCGCAGGGAGTATCAGCAATTAATAAATGACTATGCGCTTACGCATGAAAAGCAGACAGTCATGGACTTTCATCGTCAGCTGAAAGCGTGTCTCCTGGACGCTTACGACGAAAAGTTAATAGAGCGGGACCCTACGCGGAAAGTAGCAATCCGGGGGAAAATGCCGGCAGAAAAGAAAATGAAATATCTCAACAGAGATGAACTGGAAAAACTGCTGAATGTGTTGCCGCTTCATC of the Lacrimispora indolis DSM 755 genome contains:
- a CDS encoding AAA family ATPase; this encodes MAVGQKVFKPDEIRKTINVLKPEGELFEVRCLEANGRKVYSGYFKSQESLIDQLCRLNSTDSNIYITLGKVKEDCYSREQREKFVMNAKNTTNDNDVVGYKWLFIDVDPQRPAGVSSSDEQLQVAKERGNKIYVFMRNLGFNDPVTALSGNGIHLLYRIQIANNEENKALVKKCLAALDMFFSDDELKIDTTNFNPSRICKLYGTMARKGSNTEQNPHRLSHLLSEGSREPTDRIYLEKLASMIPEKQEKPQKYNNYNPREFDLEEWLQRYNIRYRKASYSDGTKFILDECPFDSNHKGKDACIFQTRSGAIGFHCFHNSCSDKTWQDVRKLFEPDAYEKRQQEYERKIYSRLPVQQRPVQSIVPVLGNPVFFTARNILDLQVPEERFVKSGIADIDKKLRGLKKSYVTVMSGLRASGKSSVISEMALDAVESGNNVGIFSGELAPKNFMRWMDLQAAGKGYTEPTQFEGYYNVSRKYKEQIAEWLGQHFYLYNNDYGNDYRAVAEQFEKAIEEKKLDLLILDNLMAFNILCLSDNKFEAQTAFILDMQRIAKKHNVHVLFVAHPRKAMGFLRLDDISGTADLGNAVDNALIVHRVNNDFKRLGKQMFGWKDDNPLFNATNVIEIAKDRDGGTQDHFVPLHYEQETKRLKNYPAENKIYGWNKSDDGFLNVEQGEIPFD